DNA from Triplophysa dalaica isolate WHDGS20190420 chromosome 9, ASM1584641v1, whole genome shotgun sequence:
GAGCTCGAGCGATTCGCCCTGAGGTGTGACGCAGAACTTAGAGGAGATGGAGACGAACACACAGTGTATCTGTTAACGATACAATGAAACAGTATTTATCATCTTGTGAACGCTTCTTTAGTTCATTATTTTTCACATGTGTTTTCTAATTTTTACTTTCATCAACATGATTATTTCTGTATCAATTTCAGGTtggaaaaaaactgttgaaGCTGCAGACTTGGACTATAAACTGTTTTTGACGTCACGTGCCAAATGCGACTATTAGACAAATTgctattttattgtaaatatgttaAGGTTCTTCATTCAATAAGtgatatatacattatattacgTGTCGCAAAGATACGTGCGTGTTCATCAAAGTGTGAAAATTAAAGACTGAGCGTGATCTCTGTGGCAAGTAAGATTTTTATAATATGACCAGGACGCGATGGCAACATGCCAGAACTAGTTGATACACGCTAACATCTCATAGAATGTGTCCAAGTGTTCTCAGAGCGCATCTGGACGAGTGTGCCTGGTATCTGAGGTGCAACAATGTGCaccacatttaataaaatgttaataaaatgtatttcaatgttACAATTAAAAATCTGTCACTATGTGGCAGGCCTACACTtcatatacattaaataaatactgtctcacaaatcaaacaaaatcatGCCCCTTGATTTAAATATCTAGATGTTGgaggaaacaaaaacacatgacCAATTTTATCATGTGGCGGATTTATTTGGTCTCGATCAATCCATAAAGTATAGCTAAAACAGTCCATTCGTAAAAGCACCACAATGTGATGCTGCATTTAACTGTAGAAGTCTCCTAccaacaaaataatacaaaaaatgtatgctgTTCAATTTCCTAGTACTACATCCCTGAATCTGAGATTAAAAGTTGATTAAAATAACATGTAACAAACATTGTGgaaatcaaacattaaaaaaataaaataacaatctataatgtaatatatgttCACTTTAGATCAGTTTGGTATTGGCAAGTCAATAGCCCtaatacatacaaataccaGTGCTATAGaataacacaacacattaaTACTGGCTTAAGTTAATCATAAAACATATGTAATCAATTACTTCATCTTTAAATTTAGGGGGGATAAAGAAATAAggatttaaattcaattcattAAGTTATAGCACTTGCACACTGATAGAGATTTCCCAGGCACTAAAGAAGTCAGTTTTTTATAATCAATTTAAAAGGGTCAACAAAAACTACACAGGGAGTAAACATGTTACTAGGCAAATGTAATCAACAGACTGGAACAAAACATCTCAAACAGGTTAACTGTATACCTTCACATGTGCATATTTTCAGTGAAAGCATAACACAAAGGAAAAATGTAGATGACACTTCGAGCAGCTTAAAagatttatataccagtaaaATTCAAGTTTTAAATGAGCATGTGTTTAAATACAACACACACTATCTTTAAAGGCATGATTGTGGGTTCAAAGCTTAATCACTTGGCGGAAAAAGCAGCTTAGTAGGTTTGAGTTGGTCTCTCAATCTTGAAAAACTGGTCTTCATCTGATTTAGGTGTGTAGTGTGGCCCAccttaaaaatccttaaaagCCCTCTTAAACCAGCAAAACACATCATCCCGAGAGACCAGCTAAGGCCACCAAACCATTTTGTTTACTGTACGACAAGGTCACTGTCAGATTGAAATGTACAAATGTGTAAGATGCAGAATAAACaggtttttttatgtaatgattATTATGCGAGTCTTTCAGTAGTATTTCAGTAGTAACCACAAACTGACCTTCACgcaaagggacagttcaccaaaaaaaagattctgtcataatttaatcACCCACGAGTTGTTCCAAcggtgtataaatgtctttgttccgatgaacacagggaaagatatttggaagaatgcttgtaaccaaacagttcttggccaccactgactaccatagtaggaaaaatgactatagtagtcaaaagtgccccagaatttTTTGCTTTCCCACAGTCTTCAAactatctccttttgtgtttaacagaacaaaataactttataaaGCAATGTTCCTACTATGTTTGTGAAGACAGAATCtgcatttttgggcaaactttTCCTTTAGGCTCCTATGTTACATTATAAGAGAAGGCAAAGCTGCCTTctaaattatttcatttgacTGCAACAATGATgtactgtaaattaaaatataaaagtattttttgtatatgtgtatatatactgtatgtatgtataaattttaccggtcaaaagtttagggCCTCTTGTTTCCTATAATCTTAAAAATCTATTCccatgatttaaaaaatccatTAATCTGAAGGTGTGTGAATCTTTGAAATCACTTTTgtggacaaaaatataattgtgctaacattttaatttattttatcacaAAACCCGATTTTTATCAAAATTCGGaccaaataatatttaaaaagctGTCATCAAGAATCCAGCATAGATAGGAATTCCTTCTGTACTGTATTAAAAGCTTCCAAGGTTGAGACATCAAGAGGCTGGATGATAAAATGGGAAGTGTACGATTCTAAACAAACAGTGGCTACTTTAAAGATGCCATTTATTTTGGAAGCTTTTAgttacaacataattcccacatctACAGTTGTGTTATTTCATGGTTTTGATGGGTTTAATATTATTCTAAACTgtggaaaaatatgaattaagaGTGATTCTAAACTTTTGACCAgtagtatatgtatatatatatatatatatatatataaatgtgtgtgtgtgtttgcttccAAGGTTCTGTAATATATGTAACTTATATATAATAAGACAGCTAAACAGCCAGACATGGACATTTATAAAACTACTAGGAGCTTTTTGATGTATTGATGCATGTGATCTTTTGAATAGAAAACACCAAGTATGTAGAATGAGGTAATTTATCTCCCGATACAGGAAATGATATGCCTATGGTGCATCATTAAGCTGTCTGGCTATGGTTAATATCTCTTTGGCTCCTTTGCTAAGCAGCAGAATCCCGAGGTCCACTCCTAACTTGACTGCGGCATCCTGGTCTTCTCCCGACACCTTTAAAGACGTGATACCCACACGCTGGACCTTCTCATCAACCTTCTCTTGCTCCTCGATCTGGAAAAAATTTGATTTCAAATTCCcaaatccatttaaaattcAGAGATTATTAACCGATCTTAAAAAATGTGataacacacatgatgaatTGCATGTTCAAATACGTTCTTTAACCTCACataatatttttgcttttgtttgtgtCAAACAATTGCAGTCAGGTGGAGTGTTTGGGAAACCATGATTACTTGTGCAGATCTGTTTTGGATACAGTATTGGCAACTAAATTATACCTTTAACCTTGAACTGTTATGATTTCGGGAGTAACAACCTGATTGTTTGAGTTGATGCTTGTCTGCATGGTCTCCTTCAGACTATCCGAGCCATCAAGACTGTACACCGCTCCAGTCAGGTAAAGCTGTAAAAGCAAACGCACATTAATACCTCTGTTATTCAGCTGTGATTCACGATCATTTGAACAAAGTTAATCATATGAATTCCTCCTACCTGTGAATTCTTAACTTCAGTGTCAACAGCAACTGGAACGCTGCACCCCCCTTCCTATGAAAAACATAAACGTGTGACAGACTGCTAGTTACATATATAGCGCAGAGAATTGAAGCAGGAGGTTTTATAGTAAAGCAGAATGCCCACCAAATGTTTAAGGAACGCTCTCTCTGCGATGCATCTCAGGACAGTGTCTGGGTCATTCAGCACCGACACCATCTCAAGGATGTCCTGGTCTCGAGATCGCACTTCAATAGCCAATGCTCCCTATAACAAGACAGTGAGAGCAGTCTGTAAGGCTGTTTTACTTATCAATCAAAAATCATTCAGTTACTGCAAACCATTACAATAGAGAACTTAAATCAGGAAACAGTAAAGGTCATTATTGTGTACATCTTGATAAATGATTTATAACACTATTTTAAGACAACTGAGAGTTACTTACCTGTCCAACGGCATACATGCAGTCCTCAGGCCCAAGAATCTGAAACAAGACAGAAAAGGAGTTCAGATACAAGACGAGTCAAAGTATGATGAAACAGCTGGTTAAAAAGGCACTGTTTATGAGTTCATGTCCTTGACTATTATTAATCAAACGAGTGATGCAATAATCTGTAGTCTAGCACTCATGAGGGATGTCAGTGTTTTGAACGGTCAAGGATAATAGAGGCACCTGGCTAATACGGCCCTCCCAGCCCATCCTCCGAAGaccagctgctgccaagatgaTGGCAGAGAAGTCGTTATGTTCATCCAGCTTCTTTAGACGAGTGTTGAGATTACCTCTCTAAAGAGCGTTGTTGAGGAAAACATCACTAATAAAACCgcaattaaaatattataactgTTTTTGCACAGGACAAAACAAGGGAAATTAAGTCACAAGTAGAAACGGTTAAAGTGCAACAGAAGATACAATGTCTTTAAACTCCAGGTGGGGAAATCTTTTTTTCAGTTGTGCAGCCCGGCGAAGAGAACTGGTGCCTATAACACTGTTAACGTACaatgttattttgaagaacattttaaatgatacaaaTCATATTCCTTTGCATTGACCACAGCTTTTACCTCTTGTTTGATAGGGAGTCTAGACATTTGCCTTCATTTTTGGGGTGCAGTACAACAGCATCGTGAGGGTTTTCTCGTCTTTAGGGAATAAACATGATAAACACAATCCTGACTTTATATTTAACAGGactaacaaataaatgtgaaatccATGAGTAATAGATGAGTAATAATACTAGACATTATTTTGAAACAAGGTCTGTATAAGTTacttttcaaatattaaaataaaactacttACAGAGGACAAAATGCATTTCCGATGTTGAGAAACATCTGAGCATGCTTTTACCATAACATTTAAGAACATAGACACTATTGTCATTTTACGTACTTCAGCACAGCTCCTATAGTGAAACCAACAGGAAGAGTAGTAGGCAAGTCTTTCAAAGAGTGCACGACAAGGTCAACCCTACAAAGACACAAATGTTACAACAGCATTATTCATAATGAAAAATAAGGACCAGTGTTAGAGTACAAACCTTTGATGCATCAAAGTCACTGAAAGACCAAAGTACACATCTGTGTAGCGGTGATGTACTAAAAACAACAATGTAAAAAGGAATTGAAAGAGGGACTcactcatttttttctaaagcgTTCTCCAGTTCTTTCGTAAACAGACTCTTTTCACCAATCTGAAAACACAAGTTAAaagatgtaaaaaataaataaataaaaaacctcACAATGCTGATACATTTATTCAGTACCAATACTGCATtttactataaaataaatgtacccTTATTCTATAAGGGTTTTGGAGTAAGGACTTACTTTGGATAAAGCTGTGTCAAGTATTTTATCTCCTGTTGTTGACATTGCCACTGAAACACAATGAAAAGATTGTCTGTATagtcaaacaaaaaacaaaccgAGCTGATGAatcaaaaaaatgcatattgGACAATAATATACCTATTTCAAAAAGCACATCAGGGTATAACTCCTGGAGTTTCTCTATGACACTGTCTGTTTGAATGCGGGCcagctgtaaaataaacaggaaacaaaccatttattattaatattcaatttCCATAAAATGTAAGGATCAATTTAGGCTCATCCTTTTTTTTAAGGTACTAACCAGTTTCTATAATAAAACTAAGCATTCTTGTACCCACCCTGATAAGACAAAAACCTTATCAATCCTATCATGATGGACACACCCAATAAAACTTCCAAAAACCTTAAAGCCTACATTTGTGCTACTTGGTGATGAAACGAGGTGACACTTACAACAAATGTTATATAGAAAACATATCAAAAATccttaatgtatttattataatagaAAACACTTTACATCATGAAATAACTGTGAAACATGGATTCATGGAGTAAAACTTATCAATCGTAAAACTGCTTACATATATAAATTTGAGAAAGTTTAAT
Protein-coding regions in this window:
- the hmbsb gene encoding hydroxymethylbilane synthase, b isoform X2, with amino-acid sequence MSGETDLQDVDGKVSRVIRVGTRKSQLARIQTDSVIEKLQELYPDVLFEIVAMSTTGDKILDTALSKIGEKSLFTKELENALEKNEVDLVVHSLKDLPTTLPVGFTIGAVLKRENPHDAVVLHPKNEGKCLDSLSNKSVIGTSSLRRAAQLKKRFPHLEFKDIRGNLNTRLKKLDEHNDFSAIILAAAGLRRMGWEGRISQILGPEDCMYAVGQGALAIEVRSRDQDILEMVSVLNDPDTVLRCIAERAFLKHLEGGCSVPVAVDTEVKNSQLYLTGAVYSLDGSDSLKETMQTSINSNNQIEEQEKVDEKVQRVGITSLKVSGEDQDAAVKLGVDLGILLLSKGAKEILTIARQLNDAP
- the hmbsb gene encoding hydroxymethylbilane synthase, b isoform X1, coding for MADGPYKYIRDVDGKVSRVIRVGTRKSQLARIQTDSVIEKLQELYPDVLFEIVAMSTTGDKILDTALSKIGEKSLFTKELENALEKNEVDLVVHSLKDLPTTLPVGFTIGAVLKRENPHDAVVLHPKNEGKCLDSLSNKSVIGTSSLRRAAQLKKRFPHLEFKDIRGNLNTRLKKLDEHNDFSAIILAAAGLRRMGWEGRISQILGPEDCMYAVGQGALAIEVRSRDQDILEMVSVLNDPDTVLRCIAERAFLKHLEGGCSVPVAVDTEVKNSQLYLTGAVYSLDGSDSLKETMQTSINSNNQIEEQEKVDEKVQRVGITSLKVSGEDQDAAVKLGVDLGILLLSKGAKEILTIARQLNDAP